Proteins from a genomic interval of Chanos chanos chromosome 3, fChaCha1.1, whole genome shotgun sequence:
- the bxdc2 gene encoding ribosome biogenesis protein BRX1 homolog, which produces MSALKRKRGGKGPGAKKAKKVKFVENGESQQDTATEQEQSNVISVPAPVSMGKWKNKERVLVFSSRGVSFRARHLMQDLRTMMPHSKADSKMDRKDKLFVVNEVCEIKNCNKCLFFEAKKKQDLYLWISNVPHGPSAKFLVQNVHTLAELKMTGNCLRGSRPLLSFDPKFDKEPHYALLKELFIQTFATPQYHPKSQPFVDHVFTFTIADDRIWFRNYQIIEEDASLVEIGPRFVLNLIKIFQGSFGGPTLYENPHFQSPNLHRRVIRLAKVAKQRERHMVKEAQKIRKSEAKEVVTEDVTDDVFATPAEEKPVEVELEPPEPKPVKKRKLTELKKRTLLKRKGLR; this is translated from the exons ATGTCGGCGCTCAAGAGAAAACGTGGAGGAAAGGGTCCTGGAGcgaaaaaagcaaagaaagtgaAATTTGTTGAAAATGGAGAGTCACAGCAGGACACAGCGACAGAGCAAGAACAGAGTAATGTCATCAGCGTTCCGGCTCCGGTATCAATG ggtaaatggaaaaacaaagaaagggtTCTCGTGTTCTCTTCGCGAGGCGTGAGCTTCCGAGCTAGACACTTAATGCAGGATTTGAGGACTATGATGCCTCACTCCAAAGCAG ATTCAAAGATGGATAGGAAAGACAAACTTTTTGTTGTCAATGAG GTATGTGAGATCAAAAACTGCAACAAGTGTTTATTCTTTGAGGCCAAGAAAAAACAAGACCTTTACTTGTG GATTTCAAATGTGCCACATGGTCCATCTGCCAAATTTCTGGTTCAAAACG TTCACACACTCGCTGAACTTAAGATGACAGGGAATTGTTTGAGGGGATCCAGACCACTGCTGTCATTTGACCCA AAATTCGACAAGGAACCCCATTATGCCTTGCTGAAAGAGTTGTTTATCCAG aCGTTTGCGACACCACAGTATCATCCTAAGAGCCAGCCGTTTGTGGATCATGTATTTACCTTCACGATTGCAGATGACAGAATTTGGTTCAGAAATTACCAA ATTATCGAGGAGGATGCATCACTTGTGGAGATTGGGCCCCGATTTGTCCTAAACCTCATCAAAATATTCCAGGGCAGTTTTGGTGGGCCCACTCTCTATGAAAACCCACACTTTCAGTCTCCTAACCTG CATCGACGCGTGATCCGTCTGGCCAAGGTTGCTAAGCAACGTGAAAGACACATGGTGAAGGAGGCTCAGAAGATTAGGAAATCAGAAGCCAAGGAGGTGGTGACAGAAGATGTGACTGATGACGTGTTTGCCACGCCAGCAGAGGAGAAACCTGTGGAGGTTGAACTGGAGCCCCCTGAACCAAAACCAGTAAAGAAACGCAAACTAACAGAGTTAAAGAAGAGGACGCTGTTGAAACGCAAAGGCCTGAGATAA